Proteins from one Primulina huaijiensis isolate GDHJ02 chromosome 18, ASM1229523v2, whole genome shotgun sequence genomic window:
- the LOC140964052 gene encoding AT-rich interactive domain-containing protein 1-like, translating to MENKLLTNSQAQLRDEFLAMNSCSLNVKNKKKFLSPPKTGQFSSHNHQNIQKPVVPIGPRFQAELPTFIGPSYKKLDTSRWLGTKVWPIKNTNLRKIMTFNGNKSPQERLNPIGKGRAATCSCHVPGSSQCVQMHVAKEKIKLKIELGAAFWEWKFGEMGEGSSQNWTANEKQKFDSILEMNFSKKNDWFLKNALKVLPNKKMDAIISYYFNIIVPRQISMEIKSGRNPVEITTDDEDTEETFSSGSRPKKRLKNESPSLKWKILDRRKMNKYE from the exons ATGGAGAATAAATTATTGACCAACAGCCAAGCACAACTCAGAGACGAG TTTCTAGCAATGAATTCATGCTCATTGAATGTGAAGAATAAGAAAAAGTTCTTATCGCCACCCAAAACCGGGCAATTTTCATCTCACAATCATCAGAATATCCAAAAACCTGTGGTCCCTATAGGACCTCGTTTTCAAGCCGAATTGCCTACATTCATTGGCCCTTCTTACAAGAAATTAGACACTTCACGTTGGTTAGGAACCAAAGTTTGGCCAATCAAGAACACAAATCTGCGAAAAATTATGACTTTCAATGGAAATAAGTCCCCTCAAGAAAGGTTGAACCCCATTGGAAAAGGAAGAGCTGCTACTTGTTCATGCCATGTCCCCGGATCTTCTCAATGTGTTCAAATGCATGTAGCTAAGGAAAAGATTAAGCTAAAAATTGAACTTGGTGCTGCCTTTTGGGAGTGGAAATTCGGTGAAATGGGAGAAGGCTCGTCTCAGAATTGGACTGCAAATGAAAAGCAAAAGTTCGACTCTATTTTGGAAATgaatttctcaaagaaaaatgattgGTTTCTGAAAAATGCCTTAAAAGTTTTGCCAAACAAGAAAATGGACGCCATTATCAGCTACTACTTCAACATAATCGTTCCTAGGCAAATAAGCATGGAAATCAAGTCCGGCCGAAACCCAGTAGAGATCACTACAGATGATGAGGATACAGAAGAAACCTTTTCTAGTGGTAGTCGTCCCAAAAAAAGGTTGAAAAACGAATCTCCATCACTGAAGTGGAAGATACTTGACAGGCGTAAGATGAATAAATACGAGTAG
- the LOC140963823 gene encoding uncharacterized protein translates to MHGGDAMAFKKGKWSEEEDEKLRAAVDEYGIQNWVAIEKFSGLGRPSKNCRLRWFNHLRPNLKKFPFTQEEERIILRLHHKYGNSWSLIASELPGRSDNEIKNYWNKRAKKCKKRHLPLYPLQTQEEQNPENSPKSENQNNGSNQTKNQDGNWLEDNFTPTNYTTLAHSSISIDSPKLQPTTVINSKITSSYPFVASITTSIGSPQTLVSLSTSEIQCSTLSPGQMSQPNPSPNIARQTHVHALQQDRVGYKEFTPLRKPPTLASVTSRFREFRRDISQLSPQGLSVSASKSAIFNASELQPTDSSTQIHHLWPMESPISPLKLKLSPRVTKQDPAETSTINSQVPFPAVQLKSPTKVPHSPLNLRLSIPIPSDPTFLSELSRPDSTVRLNSSTRAASLSSPQLKPSSSCDLDLPTPQLNAFDTYLFTPQDSSVTINSEFPSTQFSAPPIPETNSCISEVAAYRNAEIMDALKEARDRVQCLKKKLGENRSPNKSLGESIIQDCSSPSSSKEKHLLERTLRSEEPSRGNSKTEVLLDKSAKMDNISCKLQKKVCSRKRKYAHEESTKKEELKKREIPETKALSEYCLKRKEHSLSENLNMQNSTYFSDQRHLIDLVDHLDNQNKTACSNIDSWDGKLYYIQDSAAQSLNEWSITEGLFTESTEFSQEEHLMGDLRSRVSGIECSLDLQGQVPLAGAFGQIYRQYENTAITLVKDNSKLNYLISDEGEFCCHPSEQKFSYGMEREFTERENLMDGNLAETSQFCESSLLLFQYPEANQLDSNCVLGKPLCKPGFSGGDQSYLQFSCGGLYNSSLKTEDTSTETWKQEPSTDQSLEELLVETNRLEGSMVSQQQKLLTNVVNTTANSSTLCHLMEFNHGNSESGCGNTGVLKQEEEHNHMDTMPEELSSLLEFFPTTIHTPAWYNNSYEFKRW, encoded by the exons ATGCACGGAGGCGACGCAATGGCGTTCAAGAAAGGGAAGTGGAGCGAGGAGGAGGACGAGAAATTAAGAGCAGCTGTGGACGAGTATGGGATTCAAAACTGGGTGGCAATTGAGAAATTCTCCGGTTTAGGCCGGCCGTCCAAGAATTGCAGACTCCGTTGGTTTAATCATTTGCGGCCTAATCTTAAGAAATTCCCTTTCACGCAAGAGGAAGAGAGGATTATTCTCCGTTTGCATCACAAATATGGCAACAGCTGGTCTCTCATCGCTTCTGAG CTACCAGGAAGATCAGACAACGAGATAAAGAACTACTGGAACAAGAGGGCAAAGAAATGCAAGAAACGCCACCTTCCACTTTACCCACTACAAACACAAGAAGAACAGAACCCAGAAAACTCCCCTAAATCCGAAAATCAGAACAATGGTTCTAACCAAACCAAAAACCAGGACGGAAATTGGCTAGAAGACAATTTTACCCCAACAAATTACACCACCCTTGCACATTCTTCCATCTCCATTGACTCCCCTAAACTCCAGCCAACCACAGTAATAAATTCCAAAATTACTTCTAGTTATCCATTTGTTGCCTCTATTACAACCTCCATCGGTTCACCCCAAACCCTGGTTTCTTTGTCAACTTCTGAAATTCAATGCTCGACTTTGTCCCCAGGTCAAATGAGCCAACCAAATCCATCCCCTAACATAGCAAGGCAGACTCATGTCCATGCATTGCAGCAAGACCGTGTTGGTTACAAAGAGTTCACACCTCTTAGGAAACCTCCGACCCTTGCATCAGTAACGAGTCGATTCAGGGAATTTAGGAGAGATATAAGTCAATTATCTCCACAGGGACTTTCTGTCTCAGCTTCGAAGTCTGCAATTTTCAATGCATCAGAGTTGCAACCTACAGATTCTTCCACACAAATCCATCATTTGTGGCCCATGGAATCACCAATATCACCTCTCAAACTCAAATTATCACCAAGGGTGACCAAGCAAGATCCTGCAGAGACAAGTACAATAAATTCCCAAGTTCCATTTCCTGCAGTCCAGTTAAAATCACCAACCAAAGTTCCACATTCTCCTCTCAATTTGCGTTTGTCAATCCCTATACCTTCAGATCCCACCTTTCTATCAGAATTATCAAGACCAGATTCAACTGTTCGATTAAATTCATCCACAAGagcagcttccctttcttctcCGCAGCTGAAGCCATCATCATCTTGCGACTTGGATTTGCCTACACCTCAATTAAATGCATTTGATACTTACCTTTTCACTCCCCAAGATTCATCAGTCACCATCAACTCAGAGTTCCCTTCAACCCAGTTTTCTGCACCGCCAATCCCTGAAACAAACAGCTGCATATCTGAAGTGGCCGCATATAGAAATGCCGAGATAATGGATGCACTAAAAGAAGCTCGAGATAGAGTACAGTGCCTAAAGAAAAAGTTGGGCGAGAACAGAAGTCCAAACAAAAGCTTGGGTGAAAGCATAATACAAGATTGTTCATCACCATCAAGCTCAAAGGAAAAACATCTCCTGGAAAGAACCTTAAGAAGTGAAGAGCCGTCAAGAGGGAACTCAAAAACAGAGGTTTTACTTGATAAAAGTGCCAAGATGGATAACATATCATGTAAACTCCAGAAAAAAGTATGTTCAAGGAAAAGAAAGTATGCACATGAAGAAAGCACGAAAAAAGAAGAGCTCAAAAAGAGAGAGATTCCTGAGACAAAAGCTTTGTCAGAGTATTGCTTGAAGAGAAAAGAACATTCATTAAGTGAAAACTTGAACATGCAAAATTCAACTTATTTCTCAGATCAGAGACACCTGATAGACTTGGTTGATCATCTTGACAACCAAAACAAAACTGCTTGTTCAAATATAGATTCTTGGGATGGTAAACTATATTATATACAAGATTCAGCAGCTCAATCCTTGAACGAATGGTCTATCACTGAGGGATTATTCACTGAAAGTACAGAATTTTCTCAGGAAGAGCACTTAATGGGAGATTTACGGAGCCGAGTGTCTGGAATAGAATGTTCATTAGATTTACAGGGGCAAGTGCCTCTTGCCGGTGCATTTGGACAAATCTACAGGCAATATGAAAACACTGCTATCACTCTAGTGAAAGATAATAGCAAACTAAACTATCTAATATCGGATGAAGGTGAATTTTGTTGTCATCCATCTGAACAAAAGTTTTCATATGGCATGGAGAGAGAATTTACAGAACGAGAAAACTTGATGGATGGTAATTTGGCTGAAACATCCCAATTTTGTGAATCAAGCTTGTTACTCTTTCAGTACCCTGAAGCCAATCAGCTAGATTCTAACTGTGTACTTGGTAAGCCGCTTTGCAAACCTGGGTTTTCGGGAGGTGATCAATCATACCTCCAGTTTTCTTGCGGGGGACTTTACAACTCTAGCTTGAAAACAGAAGATACATCAACCGAAACCTGGAAACAAGAGCCTTCAACAGATCAAAGCTTGGAGGAATTGTTGGTGGAGACCAATCGGTTGGAAGGTTCAATGGTTTCGCAACAGCAGAAACTTTTAACCAATGTAGTTAACACCACAGCAAATTCGAGCACATTGTGTCACTTAATGGAATTCAACCATGGGAACAGTGAATCTGGCTGTGGCAATACAG GAGTACTGAAACAAGAAGAggaacacaaccacatggatacCATGCCTGAAGAATTATCCAGCCTGCTTGAGTTTTTCCCGACAACCATCCACACACCGGCGTGGTACAATAACAGCTATGAATTCAAGAG ATGGTAA
- the LOC140964085 gene encoding CASP-like protein 2D1 produces the protein MGFLGDDVSNLKILDFSLRFIVIPFNVASIWITVTNHQDNIIYGNLEFNNFLVLKYMVCINAISAGYALFGAVSSWIPCLVTKAWLFFVTDQVLAYLMVTSMAAVAELLDLAYRGDRVVSWSEACNTYGKFCTKLRLALGLHVVAVGCFFVLAVISAYRVFAKYEPPFAPSKDAEQETT, from the exons ATGGGATTTCTTGGTGATGATGTATCCAACCTCAAAATCTTGGATTTCTCTTTGAGATTTATTGTCATCCCTTTTAATGTTGCATCCATATGGATCACTGTTACTAACCATCAGGATAATATCATTTATGGGAATCTAGAGttcaataattttcttgtacTCAA GTATATGGTTTGCATCAATGCAATATCTGCTGGATATGCCTTGTTTGGTGCTGTCTCTTCTTGGATTCCATGTCTAGTGACCAAAGCATGGCTCTTCTTTGTTACCGACCAG GTGTTGGCTTACTTAATGGTGACATCAATGGCTGCGGTGGCGGAGCTTCTCGACTTAGCCTATCGAGGTGATAGAGTGGTTTCATGGAGTGAAGCCTGTAATACTTATGGAAAGTTTTGCACCAAGTTAAGATTAGCCTTGGGTCTTCACGTCGTTGCTGTTGGTTGTTTCTTCGTGTTGGCTGTAATATCTGCTTATAGGGTGTTTGCCAAATATGAGCCTCCTTTTGCTCCTTCCAAAGATGCTGAACAAGAAACGACTTGA
- the LOC140964877 gene encoding protein S40-4-like produces MNMEMKNNLYGLYSPGSSGWTSLRNPEFQEADIWEVFQDAEAPEFDQDSSSISKRLTITPTRTIPKPNKTSSHSKGQEISQQSAPVDIPDWSKIYRSSSMNSIRDSHSWLSTDSDFDNVNHQSWETSKDDCEEEEEDENHMIPPHEWIARKVSRSEIFSFSVCEGAGRTLKGRDLSRVRNAILIKTGFLESNSSGDRGSQLARSFELKVMLFMATLTDLL; encoded by the exons ATGAACATG GAAATGAAGAACAACTTATACGGTTTGTACAGCCCTGGAAGCAGCGGCTGGACATCTCTGAGAAACCCAGAATTCCAGGAGGCAGATATTTGGGAAGTTTTCCAGGACGCAGAGGCTCCGGAATTCGATCAGGACTCCTCTTCCATTTCGAAACGCCTCACAATCACACCGACAAGAACCATTCCAAAACCCAACAAAACTTCCAGTCATTCCAAGGGTCAGGAAATTAGTCAACAATCAGCCCCGGTGGACATACCCGACTGGTCCAAAATATACCGCTCCAGCTCCATGAATAGCATCAGGGATTCTCATTCATGGCTCTCCACCGATTCCGACTTTGATAATGTCAATCATCAAAGCTGGGAAACTAGCAAAGACGACTGCGAAGAAGAGGAGGAAGACGAGAACCATATGATTCCTCCACATGAATGGATTGCAAGAAAGGTTTCCAGGAGTGAGATATTCTCATTCTCTGTGTGTGAAGGTGCTGGAAGAACACTCAAAGGGAGAGATTTAAGCAGGGTCAGAAACGCTATTTTGATCAAAACAGGTTTTCTTGAATCAAATTCCAG TGGTGACAGAGGAAGCCAGTTGGCGAGGTCTTTCGAGCTGAAGGTGATGTTGTTCATGGCTACGTTGACGGACCTCTTGTGA